The DNA segment GAACACCTGGAAATGACCCTCACAAGGCCCCTGGATTACATTAACGACTGGACAAATGAGATTGACCATGATAAAACTTATTACGTACACTGTGCCGGCGGTTACCGGTCAATGATTGCCGCCTCTATACTTAAAGCAAGAGGAATAGAGCAGGTGGTCGACATTGCCGGCGGATATGGTGCCCTCAAAAACACAGATTTGAAGCGTACAGATTTTGCCTGTCCCTCAAAAGCAATGAAACCTTAAGGTTTTATCTTCAAGGTATTGTGTACAAAGCCATCTATCGCCCCTTCTACCCCAGGGATATCTTTCGAGGTAATGTAAGAGCCTAAAACATGATCTCCTCCATTCGGGATAGCTACCTTTGTTTTTAATCGAGCAGGGGTGCCTAGCTGGTCGAACATCCAGAGTTCAGCACTTACCTTAACGGTTTTATCCTGCTCTTCTTCATTTTTATAATAATACAATAACAATGTGGGCTGCTTTACTTTTTCAAAGGTTGCCTTGTTCATGCTGGTCTCTACCAGTTCCTGTAGCTGTACTGCCGACTCTAAACGGTAGCTGGTGTACCAGTATTTTGCATATTCGGGTTTTTTCTCTTCCGAAGTCCTTTCCTTGCCTCCAATTACTATCCTGGCAATCTGTAGCCCCCAGGGATTATTGAGCATAAAGGCCAGGTTGTCATTTATCCTGACATTGGGCGAGATCAGGATGAGGCTATATACCTCGGGATAAGTCGCTGCAAGCTTAAGCGCCAAAGTCCCCCCAGTAGATGTGCCTACAAGAATAACTTTTTTGCCTAGCTGTTTTCCTATTTCGTAGGCCTGTTTGGCACTTCCCCAAAGCCGGTCTGCTGTCGAATATTCCATTGCGGCAACGGTATCAATACCATGGTCGGCAAGTCGTGCAAGGTACAGGTTGGCATGAATGTTTTTGGCCAGGTGGTAGTGTACAGGGTTTCCTTCTTCCTTAGAAGCAGTATAACCGTGCAGATATACGACGGCATATTCAGATTGCTGTTTTAAGCTGCTGTCTGCCCAAACGATCTCGGCCTCATTACCTGGTTTTATTTTATGTTTCGACTCCAGTTGCCTGACATAATCGTCAAGCCGGGCAATTTCCGGAACAGCCGGAAGATCGGTATTGTAAATGGGGTGCTGTGGCCTTGGGCCTGATAAATAAATGATTGCGCCTATTAAAATGACTGCAATAAGAACCTTAAGTGCTTTTTTCATTTTAAACTTTTTACTAAAAGTACGCTTTTAAAGATATTTAATTTATGTTTGCACACATATTTTCGTAACCTGAATGCCGGGAATAAATCAGATAAAACTACCAATAGCTGCAGACATAGCTGCCTTCGAAGAAAAATTCAAGGCCTCCATGCATAGTGATGCACCTTTGCTTGACCGGATTACCCATTATATTGTGAAGCGGAAAGGTAAGCAGGTCAGGCCAATGTTCGTTTTTTTTGCGGCTAAGCTTTGCGGTGGGATCATAGAATCGACCCATAGGGGAGCTGCACTTGTAGAACTGCTGCATACTGCCACACTTGTTCATGATGATGTGGTAGACAATGCCTATGAACGCCGTGGCTTCTTTTCTATCAATGCCTTATGGAAAAACAAGATTGCGGTTTTAGTAGGAGATTACCTGCTGGCCAAGGGGTTATTACTTTCTGTTCATAATTCCGAATTCCGTTTACTGCAGATTGTTTCAGAAGCGGTAAAGCAAATGAGTGAAGGAGAGTTGTTGCAAATAGAAAAAGTCAGAAGAATGGACATTAGCGAAGAACTGTATTTTGATGTTATCCGTCAAAAAACGGCTTCCTTAATTGCTTCCTGCTGTGCATGTGGTGCTGCGTCTGCAGGTGCTGATGAAGCAACTATCGAGAAGATGAGGCTTTTTGGTGAAAAGGTAGGAATCGCTTTCCAGATTAAAGACGATACATTCGATTTCGGTACGGATGATGTAGGCAAGCCACTTGGGATTGACATCAAGGAAAAGAAAGTTACCCTCCCTTTGATCTATGCCTTGAACAGGGCAGAAAAGTCGGAGAAGAAAAGAATAATTAACCTGGTAAAGAATCATCAGGACGATCCTGTTAAAATACAGGAAATCATCGATTTTGTAAATGCCCGGCAAGGGGTGCACTATGCCAATGAAAAGATGATCCAGTACCAGCAGGAAGCTTTTGATATTCTGTACAGCTTTGAACCTGGTGATGCCAGGACTGGTCTTGAACAGTTGGTACGTTACACTACAGAGCGGAAAAAATAGTAAACCTCAATACACTATTTTTTAACAGTTTTTGTAACTATTCAGGTTGTTGTTATAAGAAGTTCATAAGGAATTGGAAGCTAAAAAGCAATATCATCAAAATATTTCACAGAAAACATTTTTAAATATTATTGTAAACTTGAAACCTGTGAATTTATTCGTCTAAATAAAATTTTCATTTACTGGTACGATACAATCAAACCGACTCACTCCTTCAGAAACTACAGAAATATTTTTTTAAGTTGATGCCAAAAGTGAGTATTGGTTTATTCATAAATAGCATTTAATAAACGAGTAATTTCTAATATAGATATCTAGTCATTAGATATTAGTTAGTTGAAAATTTTCGAACCATTAAAAGACTTTCTGGCGTAGACGTTGACATTAATTAACCTCCCAGATTTTGTTGAAAATCATATAGCATTATACTCTCTCCCGGCCCCGAATAAAAAAGCAACAGAAAGGAATGTTCTATCTTAAGACATAAAGCCATTTTTTCCCGACACATATAGCTGAGATTTGATGACACGTCTCATTCTTTGTACATTTTGTCTCAAAACGTTGACAATGTTTCTTAACCATCTGATATTTTAGTATGTTTAGCTAAACCAAATATCACTTAACATAAAGATATTCCTTTTTCTTAATCAGCACTCCATTTCTGTGAGTAGCTGTAGCAACGCTTTAACCCCCTCTTAAATATTATGGAAAACGCTCAACAAGAAAAAAACTGGTATGTTGTGGTTACGTACCCGAATCTGGAAAGAAAAGCTCTTTTAAACTTATTAAAAAACAATTTTATTGCCTTTTTACCCTTGCAAAAGGTGCAAAGAAAATGGAGTGACAGGAAAAAAACTATAGAAATTCCGTTGTTCCCTAATTATTTGTTTATCAACATAAATGAAAAAGACCGGTTCGAGGCGCTAGATATTTATGGAGTAAAACGCTATGTCACTTTCGGTGGTCGTCCGGCTTTTATTTCAGAAACAGACATATTAAATATTAAAAGAATTGTGGAGAGTGTTGATTTGTATATTGAGCACTCTTTAGTGAAAGGAGACGCGGTTAAAATAATTGGAGGGCCTTTTAAAGATATGATTGGGATTTTGTTTAAAAAAAGCGGTCAAGCCAGATTTGGAATCAGGGTAGAATCGATGAATCAAACACTTTCTATTGAAATATGTCATACTTTAATTAGAAAGGTTTTTTAAAATCTTGAGATAATAAATTTGTAAGCATTAATCAATAAAATAGTGTTGTTATACATTTTTTTAAAAATTGGTTTAATTAAAAAAAAATGTAAATAGCATATAAATAGTAAATTTATAATTAAACGCTTTAGTGGCACTCCATTCTGTGAGCAGCTTTAGCAACGCTTTTATCCACTTCTTTTTAAAATTGATAAACAGCTCTCATCCAAGAAAGCACGCATGTTGTTTGTGCGTTGCCGAATCTTGAGAAAAGAAATATTCATTTTTGTTAAATGTAGTTTAATTACATTTTAGTAGCAGAAGGAACGAAGAGATCTATTTTCAAAATATCTACATAAAGACAGTATGACGCAGCCAACTTTAAATGAACAGCGATGTCAAATCAGCATTGTATCTCCACTGCACCT comes from the Pedobacter heparinus DSM 2366 genome and includes:
- a CDS encoding alpha/beta hydrolase; translation: MKKALKVLIAVILIGAIIYLSGPRPQHPIYNTDLPAVPEIARLDDYVRQLESKHKIKPGNEAEIVWADSSLKQQSEYAVVYLHGYTASKEEGNPVHYHLAKNIHANLYLARLADHGIDTVAAMEYSTADRLWGSAKQAYEIGKQLGKKVILVGTSTGGTLALKLAATYPEVYSLILISPNVRINDNLAFMLNNPWGLQIARIVIGGKERTSEEKKPEYAKYWYTSYRLESAVQLQELVETSMNKATFEKVKQPTLLLYYYKNEEEQDKTVKVSAELWMFDQLGTPARLKTKVAIPNGGDHVLGSYITSKDIPGVEGAIDGFVHNTLKIKP
- a CDS encoding polyprenyl synthetase family protein, yielding MPGINQIKLPIAADIAAFEEKFKASMHSDAPLLDRITHYIVKRKGKQVRPMFVFFAAKLCGGIIESTHRGAALVELLHTATLVHDDVVDNAYERRGFFSINALWKNKIAVLVGDYLLAKGLLLSVHNSEFRLLQIVSEAVKQMSEGELLQIEKVRRMDISEELYFDVIRQKTASLIASCCACGAASAGADEATIEKMRLFGEKVGIAFQIKDDTFDFGTDDVGKPLGIDIKEKKVTLPLIYALNRAEKSEKKRIINLVKNHQDDPVKIQEIIDFVNARQGVHYANEKMIQYQQEAFDILYSFEPGDARTGLEQLVRYTTERKK
- a CDS encoding UpxY family transcription antiterminator; the encoded protein is MENAQQEKNWYVVVTYPNLERKALLNLLKNNFIAFLPLQKVQRKWSDRKKTIEIPLFPNYLFININEKDRFEALDIYGVKRYVTFGGRPAFISETDILNIKRIVESVDLYIEHSLVKGDAVKIIGGPFKDMIGILFKKSGQARFGIRVESMNQTLSIEICHTLIRKVF